One window of Microbacterium sp. Root61 genomic DNA carries:
- a CDS encoding serine hydrolase domain-containing protein, translating into MTIPITPEALDAAIEAESFTGVLTVDVGDERTLERCEGLANRALGVPNTPSTRISAASGNKGFTALVIMRLVEIGKLGLKDLVRPILGDDLPLIDDAVTIEHLLTHTSGIGDYLDEEGDGEIDDYIFSLPLHVLAETEAFLPALDGFPQKFPPGERFSYCNGGYVVLALVAERVSGRGFHELVQTEVCDRAGLTSSAFLRSDDLPGDAALGYLDEEGNRTNVLHLPVRGNGDGGMYFTADDLHRFWNALLDGRIVSPGTLAEMIRPRFDVPSEHKRYGMGLWLGRRNSSLILEGYDAGASFRSTHVPETRTTVTVLGNSSEGAWPVIYALADAMDRTVGGKFADES; encoded by the coding sequence ATGACCATACCCATCACCCCCGAGGCGCTTGACGCCGCTATCGAAGCGGAGTCGTTCACCGGCGTGCTCACCGTCGATGTCGGCGACGAGCGCACGCTCGAGCGCTGCGAAGGGCTCGCGAACCGCGCCCTCGGAGTTCCAAACACCCCGAGCACCCGCATCTCGGCCGCAAGCGGCAACAAGGGCTTCACCGCGCTCGTGATCATGCGGCTCGTCGAGATCGGCAAGCTCGGCCTCAAGGACCTCGTGCGTCCAATCCTCGGCGACGACCTGCCCCTGATCGACGACGCGGTCACGATCGAGCACCTGCTCACCCACACCTCTGGCATCGGCGACTACCTTGACGAGGAAGGCGACGGGGAGATCGACGATTACATCTTCTCGTTGCCGCTGCATGTGCTCGCAGAGACCGAGGCCTTCCTGCCCGCCCTCGACGGGTTCCCGCAGAAGTTCCCGCCCGGAGAGCGATTCTCCTACTGCAACGGCGGGTACGTGGTGCTCGCGCTCGTCGCCGAGCGCGTAAGCGGCCGCGGTTTTCATGAACTGGTCCAGACAGAAGTCTGCGACCGGGCGGGACTCACCAGCTCCGCATTCCTCCGCTCCGATGACCTCCCTGGGGATGCCGCGCTCGGCTACTTGGACGAGGAGGGCAACCGCACTAACGTGCTGCACCTCCCGGTACGGGGCAACGGCGACGGCGGGATGTACTTCACCGCCGACGACTTGCACCGGTTCTGGAACGCATTGCTGGACGGCCGGATCGTCTCGCCTGGCACACTCGCAGAGATGATTCGTCCCCGCTTCGACGTGCCGTCAGAGCACAAGCGGTACGGGATGGGCTTGTGGCTCGGCCGCCGCAACTCGTCGCTGATCCTGGAGGGCTACGACGCCGGCGCATCATTCCGATCCACGCACGTCCCGGAGACGCGCACCACGGTGACCGTCCTCGGCAACAGCTCCGAAGGCGCCTGGCCGGTGATCTACGCGCTCGCGGACGCCATGGACCGAACCGTCGGTGGGAAGTTCGCGGACGAGAGTTAA
- the smpB gene encoding SsrA-binding protein SmpB: MPRERGEKVIATNRRARHEYNIEKTYEAGLVLTGTEVKSLRQGRANLSDGYAFIDGGEAWLDAVHIPEYSQGHWTNHSTKRVRKLLLHKDEIIKLSHATSAGGYTLIPLKLYFSDGHAKVEIAIAKGKHEWDKRQTLRERQDKREAERAMRSRNRMGD; this comes from the coding sequence ATGCCTAGGGAACGCGGCGAAAAGGTCATCGCGACCAACCGTCGCGCGCGCCACGAGTACAACATCGAGAAGACTTACGAAGCCGGACTCGTTCTGACCGGCACCGAGGTCAAGTCGCTGCGTCAGGGACGCGCGAACCTGTCGGACGGGTACGCGTTCATCGATGGGGGAGAGGCCTGGCTGGACGCCGTGCACATCCCCGAGTACTCGCAGGGACACTGGACGAACCACTCGACCAAGCGCGTGCGCAAGCTCCTCCTGCACAAGGACGAGATCATCAAGCTCTCGCACGCCACCTCCGCGGGCGGCTACACGCTGATCCCGCTGAAGCTGTACTTCTCGGACGGCCACGCGAAGGTCGAGATCGCGATCGCCAAGGGCAAGCACGAGTGGGACAAGCGCCAGACGCTGCGCGAGCGTCAGGACAAGCGCGAGGCCGAACGTGCCATGCGCTCCCGCAACCGGATGGGCGACTAG
- the ftsX gene encoding permease-like cell division protein FtsX — MRAGLILSEAFSGLRRNISMVISVVLVTFVSLTFVGAAMLMQMQIGTMRDYWVDRAQVAVYMCTDGSRASTCTEGLATEAQVDEVRQKLEGPALSALIRDVTYQDQDAAFAEALRLLPEDYAEFLTADQFPATFSINLIDQSQSDVIIEAFKGQTGVEQVKDQLQYLEPLFSALTVATYVAVGIAGLMLIAAVLLIATTIRLSAYARRREIGIMRLVGASNRFIQTPFILEGVFAALIGSLLASGAIVAGIHFGVDGYLRERIGFVTTWVGLSDAWLVIPVVIGIGIVLAALSAGFAIRRWLRA; from the coding sequence ATGAGGGCCGGACTGATTCTCTCGGAGGCGTTCTCCGGCCTCCGCCGCAACATCTCGATGGTGATCTCGGTCGTGCTCGTCACCTTCGTCTCGCTCACCTTCGTGGGCGCCGCGATGCTGATGCAGATGCAGATCGGCACCATGCGCGACTACTGGGTCGACCGCGCGCAGGTCGCCGTGTACATGTGCACCGACGGTTCTCGGGCGTCCACCTGCACCGAGGGCCTCGCGACCGAAGCGCAGGTCGACGAGGTGCGCCAGAAGCTCGAGGGCCCGGCGCTCTCGGCGCTCATCCGCGACGTGACCTACCAGGATCAGGACGCGGCGTTCGCCGAAGCGCTCCGGCTGCTGCCCGAGGACTACGCCGAGTTCCTCACCGCCGATCAGTTCCCCGCGACCTTCTCCATCAACCTGATCGACCAATCCCAGTCCGATGTCATCATCGAGGCGTTCAAGGGGCAGACCGGGGTCGAGCAGGTCAAGGACCAGCTGCAATATCTCGAACCGCTCTTCTCGGCCCTCACCGTAGCGACGTATGTCGCGGTCGGCATCGCCGGACTGATGCTGATCGCGGCGGTGCTGCTGATCGCAACGACGATCCGATTGTCGGCGTATGCGCGCAGGCGGGAGATCGGCATCATGCGCCTGGTCGGAGCATCCAACCGCTTCATCCAGACCCCGTTCATCCTGGAGGGCGTGTTCGCGGCGCTGATCGGCTCGCTGCTGGCCAGCGGCGCGATCGTCGCCGGGATCCACTTCGGTGTCGACGGATACCTGCGCGAACGCATCGGCTTCGTCACGACCTGGGTCGGCCTGTCCGACGCATGGCTCGTCATCCCGGTCGTGATCGGCATAGGAATCGTCCTCGCCGCCTTGTCGGCGGGCTTCGCCATCCGGCGCTGGCTGCGCGCCTGA
- a CDS encoding flavodoxin family protein, translating into MSALVVYESLWGNTEKVARAIADALASHGTVAVFDSDAAPSSTDAYELLVVGAPTHAFSMSRPSTRADAVKSRSAPHEPVKGVREWLADLQRPAVRIPALVFDTRVDQPRLPGSAAKAARHELHDLGFDTSAVQETFRVHGYEGPLLDGEIERAIAWASANAAPLGARPSAA; encoded by the coding sequence ATGAGCGCACTAGTCGTCTATGAAAGCCTGTGGGGCAACACCGAAAAGGTTGCCCGCGCGATCGCGGATGCACTCGCATCGCACGGCACGGTCGCCGTCTTCGATTCGGATGCTGCGCCGTCGTCGACGGATGCCTACGAACTCCTTGTCGTCGGTGCGCCGACGCATGCGTTCTCGATGTCACGCCCGTCAACGAGAGCAGACGCGGTGAAGTCCCGCTCCGCACCCCACGAACCGGTCAAAGGCGTCCGGGAATGGCTGGCAGACCTTCAGCGGCCAGCCGTGAGAATCCCCGCCCTGGTTTTCGACACTCGAGTCGACCAGCCCCGGCTTCCCGGATCTGCAGCGAAAGCCGCTCGACATGAACTGCACGACCTCGGCTTCGACACCTCCGCGGTCCAGGAGACCTTCAGAGTGCACGGGTACGAAGGCCCGCTCCTTGACGGTGAGATCGAACGCGCCATCGCGTGGGCCTCAGCGAATGCGGCACCTCTAGGCGCGCGTCCAAGCGCCGCATAG
- a CDS encoding MFS transporter, translated as MTVQTNVDEVTDRASSVLLRFGPMIYGPTVLFALGEGAVIPLIPIIASKLGADIATAALVASALVVGQLCGNIPAGWAVSRIGERLTMAVAGCASLLGVIGMLAAPSLGLFATAVFLIGFCAAAFGLARHSFMTTRVPLAFRARALSVLGGTFRFGMFIGPFIAAALIALFDDEHAAIWFFAGCLVATVLLVLFGPDPERQFPTPTVERFEDVEDTGEAVTGSIPTAERAGVFRTMWRHRRVLSRLGLAAASLSAVRSARFLVLPLWGVSIGLDAQTIAIVVGVSGAIDFALFYASGQVMDRFGRLWAALPAMLLMGAAFLALAFTHDLSSPEMWFAMFAAVLGVGNGLSSGILLTIGADIAPQDDPAPFLGSWRTLTDFGGAVTPLLVAGVTAVASLSVATGMVGVIGLLGAAAFARWVPMFVPRVRNDS; from the coding sequence ATGACAGTCCAGACTAACGTGGATGAGGTGACCGACCGCGCCTCTTCTGTCCTGTTGCGCTTCGGTCCGATGATCTACGGCCCGACCGTGCTCTTCGCCCTGGGCGAGGGCGCGGTCATTCCGCTGATCCCCATCATCGCGTCGAAGCTCGGCGCTGACATCGCCACCGCTGCCCTGGTGGCGTCAGCGCTCGTCGTCGGGCAACTGTGCGGCAACATCCCCGCGGGCTGGGCCGTGTCGCGGATCGGTGAGCGCCTGACGATGGCTGTGGCGGGCTGCGCATCCCTGCTCGGCGTGATCGGGATGCTCGCTGCTCCCAGCCTCGGCCTCTTCGCGACCGCGGTGTTCCTGATCGGTTTCTGCGCCGCCGCGTTCGGCCTCGCACGCCACTCCTTCATGACGACGCGCGTGCCGCTGGCGTTCCGCGCCCGCGCCCTGTCGGTGCTGGGCGGCACCTTCCGCTTCGGCATGTTCATCGGCCCGTTCATCGCCGCCGCGCTGATCGCGCTGTTCGACGACGAGCATGCTGCGATCTGGTTCTTCGCCGGATGCCTCGTGGCCACGGTGCTGCTCGTGCTCTTCGGTCCCGATCCGGAGCGACAGTTCCCCACCCCCACCGTCGAACGGTTCGAGGACGTCGAGGACACCGGCGAGGCCGTCACCGGGTCGATCCCGACGGCCGAGCGGGCCGGCGTGTTCCGTACGATGTGGCGCCACCGCCGGGTGCTCTCGCGGCTGGGTCTCGCCGCGGCATCCCTTTCCGCCGTCCGCTCCGCGCGATTCCTCGTCCTCCCGCTGTGGGGCGTGTCGATCGGCCTGGACGCCCAGACGATCGCGATCGTCGTGGGCGTGTCCGGCGCAATCGACTTCGCCCTGTTCTACGCCAGCGGCCAGGTGATGGACCGCTTCGGCCGCCTATGGGCTGCTCTCCCGGCGATGCTCCTGATGGGCGCCGCCTTCCTCGCCCTCGCGTTCACGCACGACCTGAGCTCGCCGGAGATGTGGTTCGCGATGTTCGCCGCCGTCCTCGGCGTGGGCAACGGCCTCTCCAGCGGCATCCTGCTCACCATCGGAGCCGACATCGCGCCGCAGGACGACCCCGCGCCGTTCCTCGGGTCATGGCGCACCCTGACCGACTTCGGCGGTGCGGTGACCCCGCTGCTGGTCGCCGGTGTCACCGCTGTGGCCAGCCTCTCGGTCGCCACCGGCATGGTCGGCGTCATCGGGCTGCTCGGCGCCGCCGCCTTCGCCCGCTGGGTACCCATGTTCGTGCCCCGTGTGCGCAACGACAGCTGA
- the ftsE gene encoding cell division ATP-binding protein FtsE: protein MIRFENVTKRYRGTAKPALNDVDFEVQRGEFVFLVGASGSGKSSCLRLILREDTPTDGRVVVLGRDLRTLPNRKVPYFRRHIGAVFQDFRLLPNKTVFQNVAFTLQVIGSSSGFIKQAVPEVLALVGLAGKEKRFPHELSGGEQQRVAIARALANRPQVLLADEPTGNLDPATSVDIMQLLARINAGGTTVVMATHEAGFVDQMQRRVIELRNGEMLRDERHGGYGDTSGLPSLAPEPERGAAAIAALTAVLEVQREVSAAGYVEPDTVEAAVEAAEEAVEVVVHDEPTPDAAPAVPAYAAPVAPQQVAPRQAAPAPADPDPEPEPPTETAAKPAPEPARPATQPVAIIDIPEVEIADLGVADRLGLGLGETDPDDEVGPTS from the coding sequence ATGATCAGGTTCGAGAACGTCACGAAGCGCTATCGCGGCACCGCGAAGCCTGCCCTCAATGATGTGGACTTCGAGGTGCAACGCGGGGAGTTCGTCTTCCTGGTCGGCGCCTCCGGCTCGGGGAAGTCGTCGTGTCTGCGGCTCATCCTGCGCGAGGACACCCCGACCGACGGCCGCGTCGTCGTGCTCGGGCGCGACCTGCGCACGCTGCCCAACCGCAAGGTGCCGTATTTCCGCCGCCACATCGGCGCGGTCTTCCAGGACTTCCGGCTGCTGCCCAACAAGACGGTCTTCCAGAACGTCGCGTTCACGCTCCAGGTGATCGGCTCCTCCAGCGGATTCATCAAGCAGGCGGTGCCCGAGGTCCTGGCGCTGGTCGGGCTCGCCGGCAAGGAGAAGCGGTTCCCGCACGAACTCTCCGGTGGTGAGCAGCAGCGCGTCGCGATCGCCCGCGCGCTGGCGAACCGGCCCCAGGTGCTGCTCGCCGACGAGCCCACCGGAAACCTCGACCCCGCGACATCCGTCGACATCATGCAGCTGCTCGCTCGCATCAACGCCGGTGGCACGACCGTGGTCATGGCCACGCACGAGGCCGGCTTCGTCGACCAGATGCAGCGCCGTGTGATCGAGCTGCGCAACGGCGAGATGCTGCGCGACGAACGCCACGGCGGCTATGGCGACACGTCCGGCCTGCCGAGCCTCGCGCCCGAGCCCGAGCGGGGGGCGGCGGCGATCGCCGCGCTCACCGCAGTGCTCGAGGTGCAGCGCGAGGTCAGCGCGGCCGGCTACGTCGAGCCTGACACCGTGGAGGCCGCGGTCGAGGCTGCCGAGGAGGCGGTCGAGGTCGTCGTCCACGACGAGCCGACCCCAGATGCTGCACCCGCCGTCCCCGCCTACGCCGCTCCGGTCGCGCCTCAGCAGGTCGCGCCGAGGCAGGCCGCGCCGGCACCGGCCGACCCGGACCCGGAGCCCGAACCGCCGACCGAGACCGCCGCCAAGCCCGCGCCCGAACCCGCGCGCCCCGCGACGCAGCCCGTCGCGATCATCGACATCCCGGAGGTCGAGATCGCGGATCTCGGTGTGGCCGACCGGCTCGGACTGGGGCTCGGCGAGACCGACCCCGACGACGAAGTGGGGCCGACCTCATGA
- a CDS encoding SIMPL domain-containing protein gives MSEVIITVRGEHETRIAPEQGVVHLTLRVEGPERGGVVERIAALAAPLRDDLTARDAAGTVVEWSSQRVSIWSDRPWNAEGKQLSPVHHASVEYLVTFDDFTVLSWWVSELADKDGVQIAWIEWRLTPATRADVERDVAAEAVTVAVMRATAYAGAIGLTAVTPLEIADLGLLTRNEPAPGGPQPKMMRAAFAMADSTGGGPSVQLQPEDITVTAAVEARFVAH, from the coding sequence ATGAGCGAAGTCATCATCACCGTCCGTGGCGAGCACGAGACCCGGATCGCGCCCGAACAGGGCGTTGTGCACCTCACGCTGCGCGTCGAAGGACCCGAGCGCGGCGGAGTCGTCGAGCGCATCGCCGCCCTCGCCGCTCCCCTGCGCGACGATCTCACCGCCCGCGACGCCGCGGGCACCGTCGTCGAATGGTCGAGCCAGCGCGTGTCGATCTGGTCGGACCGCCCGTGGAACGCCGAGGGCAAGCAGCTCTCCCCCGTGCACCACGCCTCTGTCGAGTACCTCGTCACCTTCGACGACTTCACCGTGCTTTCGTGGTGGGTCTCCGAGCTCGCCGACAAGGACGGCGTGCAGATCGCCTGGATCGAGTGGCGCCTCACCCCGGCGACGCGGGCCGACGTCGAACGTGATGTCGCCGCCGAAGCCGTCACTGTCGCCGTCATGCGCGCGACCGCGTACGCCGGCGCGATCGGACTCACCGCGGTCACGCCGCTCGAGATCGCCGATCTCGGGCTCCTCACGCGCAACGAGCCCGCCCCCGGCGGGCCGCAGCCGAAGATGATGCGCGCCGCCTTCGCCATGGCCGACTCCACCGGCGGCGGACCCTCGGTTCAGCTCCAGCCCGAAGACATCACCGTCACCGCGGCCGTCGAGGCACGGTTCGTCGCGCATTGA
- the prfB gene encoding peptide chain release factor 2, translated as MLDFDLSADIQALRSTFADIKAVVDVDALTAEIARLSEEAGAPDLWDDTEKAQKVTSALSHRQTELARITSIERRLDDLDVLVELANEMDDEDSADEARKELAELEDIIGQLEVQTLLDGEYDDRPAVVTIRAGAGGVDASDFAEMLLRMYLRWAEQHKYPVKIMDSSYAEEAGIKSATFEVDAPYAFGTLSVEAGTHRLVRMSPFNSAGKRQTSFAAVEVIPLLDEAVEVEIPENDLRVDVFRSSGPGGQSVNTTDSAVRLTHLPTGTVVSMQNEKSQIQNRAAAMRVLQSRLLILQKEQEAAIKKDLAGVITASWGDQMRSYVLAPYQMVKDLRTDYEVNNPSAVFDGDLDGFIAAGIKWRKRPTDD; from the coding sequence ATGCTCGACTTCGATCTTTCCGCCGATATACAGGCCCTCCGCTCGACCTTCGCCGACATCAAGGCGGTGGTCGATGTCGACGCGCTCACGGCCGAGATCGCCCGCCTCAGCGAGGAGGCCGGGGCGCCCGACCTCTGGGACGACACGGAGAAGGCGCAGAAGGTCACCAGCGCCCTGAGTCACCGTCAGACCGAGCTGGCGCGCATCACGAGCATCGAGCGGCGCCTGGACGACCTCGATGTGCTCGTCGAGCTCGCCAACGAGATGGACGACGAGGATTCCGCCGACGAGGCCCGCAAGGAGCTCGCCGAGCTGGAAGACATCATCGGTCAGCTCGAAGTGCAGACCCTGCTCGACGGCGAGTACGACGATCGCCCCGCGGTGGTCACCATCCGCGCAGGTGCCGGTGGAGTGGATGCCTCGGACTTCGCCGAGATGCTGCTGCGCATGTACCTGCGGTGGGCCGAGCAGCACAAGTATCCGGTCAAGATCATGGACTCGTCCTACGCCGAAGAAGCGGGCATCAAGTCCGCGACCTTCGAGGTCGACGCCCCATACGCCTTCGGCACGCTCAGCGTCGAAGCCGGCACGCACCGCCTCGTGCGGATGAGCCCGTTCAACTCCGCCGGCAAGCGCCAGACCTCGTTCGCCGCGGTCGAGGTCATCCCGCTGTTGGATGAGGCCGTCGAGGTCGAGATCCCCGAGAACGACCTGCGCGTCGACGTCTTCCGCTCCTCCGGCCCCGGCGGCCAGTCGGTCAACACGACCGACTCCGCGGTACGCCTGACGCACCTTCCCACCGGCACCGTCGTGTCGATGCAGAACGAGAAGTCGCAGATCCAGAACCGCGCCGCCGCCATGCGCGTGCTGCAGTCCCGCCTCCTCATCCTCCAGAAGGAGCAGGAAGCGGCGATCAAGAAGGACCTCGCCGGTGTGATCACCGCCAGCTGGGGCGACCAGATGCGGTCGTACGTGCTCGCGCCGTACCAGATGGTCAAGGACCTGCGCACGGACTACGAGGTCAACAACCCCTCGGCTGTGTTCGACGGTGACCTGGACGGCTTCATCGCCGCCGGCATCAAGTGGCGCAAGCGTCCCACCGACGACTGA
- a CDS encoding histidine phosphatase family protein — MSSSRILRTAIAGVIAVGALISATGVSSPMAALGSLNGDAAASSVAHKNDKNDKPGKNATVTVYLTRHGETWLNATQRMQGWSDAPLTEEGTVVAEHLGKGLAEAGVKFKSAYSADMLRHFSTASTVLEELGYKGEAVRDERLREIAFGRFEGATQAEVFAAAGPYVVGDPRNPLNLFAAIIPANDAANAAAQAKDPNAPTLIAESFEQVGARSMAALNEIAAAQAKKGGGNVLVVSSGITIMTDLTAMGADLSGITTGIGNASVSKLEYKNGTWTVLSVNDLSYVEAGSD; from the coding sequence ATGTCGTCTTCACGCATTCTCCGCACGGCAATCGCCGGCGTCATCGCCGTCGGCGCTCTCATCTCGGCAACCGGTGTCTCATCGCCCATGGCCGCCCTCGGCTCGCTCAACGGCGACGCCGCCGCATCGTCGGTCGCCCACAAGAACGACAAGAACGACAAGCCCGGCAAGAACGCCACGGTGACCGTCTACCTCACTCGTCATGGTGAGACCTGGCTCAACGCGACCCAGCGCATGCAGGGTTGGTCGGACGCACCCCTCACCGAGGAAGGCACGGTCGTCGCCGAGCACCTCGGAAAGGGCCTCGCGGAAGCCGGAGTGAAGTTCAAATCCGCCTACTCGGCCGACATGCTGCGCCACTTCTCGACCGCCTCGACCGTGCTCGAAGAGCTGGGCTACAAGGGCGAAGCCGTCCGCGACGAGCGACTCCGCGAGATCGCCTTCGGCCGGTTCGAAGGCGCAACCCAGGCCGAGGTGTTTGCTGCCGCAGGGCCGTACGTCGTCGGAGACCCGAGGAACCCCCTGAATCTGTTCGCGGCGATCATCCCCGCCAACGACGCGGCCAACGCGGCTGCCCAGGCGAAGGACCCGAACGCCCCCACGCTCATCGCCGAGTCGTTCGAGCAGGTCGGCGCCCGCAGCATGGCGGCCCTGAACGAGATCGCCGCGGCGCAGGCCAAGAAGGGCGGCGGCAACGTCCTCGTCGTCTCCAGCGGCATCACGATCATGACGGACCTCACCGCCATGGGAGCCGACCTCAGCGGCATCACGACGGGCATCGGCAACGCGTCCGTCAGCAAGCTCGAGTACAAGAACGGCACCTGGACCGTGCTCTCGGTCAACGACCTGAGCTACGTCGAGGCCGGTTCGGACTGA
- a CDS encoding cupin domain-containing protein produces the protein MSHIPHSLARSLIIAITIGVAPVVSGCSAAAPAAAPTPTETSSPVRAVDLAEGDQDEPVQVAVDGGVEGVGVTFREITIEPGASTGEHCHYGQLIAVVAEGELTHYSDTHPGGVRVYRDGDSIIEGAGYPHEGRNEGDSDVVLWVTYVIPEGKPLAETDLALCDR, from the coding sequence ATGTCACACATCCCTCATTCCCTCGCGCGTTCCCTGATCATCGCGATCACCATCGGCGTGGCGCCGGTGGTGTCCGGGTGCAGCGCCGCGGCGCCCGCCGCGGCGCCGACTCCCACGGAGACCTCGTCTCCGGTCCGTGCGGTCGACCTCGCTGAGGGTGATCAGGACGAGCCTGTGCAGGTCGCCGTGGACGGCGGGGTCGAGGGCGTCGGCGTCACCTTCCGCGAGATCACGATCGAGCCGGGAGCATCAACAGGCGAGCACTGCCACTATGGGCAGCTCATTGCAGTCGTCGCGGAGGGCGAGTTGACCCACTACTCCGATACGCATCCGGGCGGTGTCCGTGTTTATCGCGATGGCGATTCGATCATCGAAGGCGCCGGCTATCCCCACGAAGGTCGGAATGAGGGCGATTCCGATGTCGTGCTGTGGGTCACTTATGTGATCCCCGAGGGGAAACCGCTCGCCGAGACCGACCTCGCTTTGTGCGACCGCTGA
- a CDS encoding TetR/AcrR family transcriptional regulator → MTIASITEFSAGARPTRQARSAATRRRILDAAIDAFTVDGIGAVSLRDIAARAGVTHPGLLRHYSSKDALLGAVVERLDQTNADWLAHELGPQDVLGFASLARHNAASPGYLELYTALSGEATSATHPAHAHMRERYARVRSAISQQLATVSVRPGIEPHVHATLAIAGWDGMQLQERYAPDEIDLVAYVGRQEQWLLGRSIPLDPDEHTAPSERLDDLEAEIVEEPDLSGGASARKELIVSSATELFARDGFHGTSLRDIAERSGISKSTLLHHIGSKDQLLIAVLHRRDRLTTAEHLMPRGAAVDRLYALADSAEHTGRGAPGLIELYAVLSCEGSIPGHPAHDFFARRFRVGRRYFTTLFRTLRDEGSLRPDREPRHEAAWLMATWDGLQIQWLYDPSIDVAQHLRAHFADLLEPR, encoded by the coding sequence GTGACGATCGCATCGATCACCGAGTTCAGCGCCGGCGCGCGGCCGACACGGCAGGCGCGCTCGGCTGCCACGCGCCGACGGATCCTCGACGCCGCGATCGACGCCTTCACGGTCGACGGCATCGGCGCAGTGTCGCTACGCGATATCGCGGCGCGCGCCGGGGTGACCCATCCCGGTCTGCTGCGGCACTACTCGTCGAAGGACGCACTGCTCGGGGCGGTGGTCGAACGCCTCGATCAGACCAACGCCGACTGGCTCGCCCATGAACTTGGCCCGCAGGATGTGCTCGGGTTCGCCTCGCTCGCACGGCACAACGCCGCGTCGCCGGGCTACCTGGAGCTGTACACCGCGCTCTCGGGTGAGGCCACCAGCGCGACGCATCCGGCGCACGCCCACATGCGCGAACGTTACGCGCGCGTCCGGTCCGCCATCAGTCAGCAGCTTGCGACCGTATCGGTACGTCCGGGCATCGAGCCGCATGTGCACGCCACACTCGCGATCGCCGGATGGGACGGCATGCAGCTGCAGGAGCGCTACGCGCCGGACGAGATCGACCTCGTCGCCTACGTCGGCCGGCAGGAGCAGTGGCTCCTCGGACGCAGCATCCCCCTGGATCCGGACGAGCACACCGCGCCTTCGGAGCGGCTTGACGATCTCGAAGCGGAGATCGTCGAAGAGCCCGACCTGTCCGGCGGCGCCAGCGCACGGAAGGAGCTGATCGTCTCGAGCGCCACCGAACTGTTCGCCCGAGACGGCTTCCACGGCACAAGTCTGCGCGACATCGCGGAGCGCAGCGGCATCTCCAAGTCCACGCTGCTGCACCACATCGGCTCGAAGGACCAGCTCCTGATCGCGGTCCTGCACCGGCGCGACCGTCTGACGACCGCGGAGCACCTGATGCCGCGCGGCGCCGCAGTCGACCGCTTGTATGCGCTGGCCGACAGTGCGGAGCACACGGGGCGCGGCGCGCCGGGGCTCATCGAGCTGTACGCGGTGCTGTCGTGCGAGGGGTCCATCCCCGGGCATCCCGCGCACGACTTCTTCGCTCGACGCTTCCGCGTGGGGCGACGCTACTTCACGACCCTGTTCCGCACCCTGCGGGACGAAGGCTCGCTCCGACCCGACCGTGAGCCGCGCCACGAGGCGGCGTGGCTGATGGCGACGTGGGACGGCCTGCAGATCCAATGGCTGTACGACCCGTCCATCGACGTCGCGCAGCATCTGCGGGCGCATTTCGCCGACCTGCTCGAACCGCGATAG